GTCACCGCCATGAGCGATGTCCAGACCCAGATGAAGGAGGTCCTGGAGATGATCGAGCACACCGACAGCACCGCCAACCAGATCGCTGCCGCCGCCGAGGAGCTCGCCGCCACCATGGGCGAGACCACCAGCAACATGACCGAGATCTCCAGCTCCGTGGAGCAGGTGGCCGGCAGCGTCACCCAGGTGGAGTCCGCCGCCGAGCAGCTCGGCGAGCTCGCCCACAACCTGCGCGCCTCGGTGGACCAGTACAAGCTGGAGTAGCCCCCGCCGACCGCAGCACCCAAAAGCCCCGCCAAACGGCGGGGCTTTTTATTGAACGGATCGGGAGGAAAGCCCCCACAGCCCGCCGGGTATTCCGTTCTCCCTGATAGGTCCGAGCGGCGGCCTTTGGAACCCCGACGGGCATCGCGAAGGGCACGCTTCCCCGGGCTCCACGGACCCGATCCGGGGCCTTCAAGCCGGGTCTCCGGGGGTGTAAAGTAGCGTCCCCCTACAACGGAGCCGTCATGAGTCTTGCCGTGGTCTCGCATCCCGCGTGCGAGCGATACAGCCTGCCCGCCCCGTACCCGGACCAGCCGGGCCGGCTGGATGCCGTCAACGACCAGCTGATCGCCTCCGGCCTGGATCCCCTGGTGCGGCACGTGGAGGCGAAAGCGGCCACGGATGCCCAGATCACCGCGTTGCATGCCCCCCAATACCTGGCGGACCTCGCCCGGAACCTGCCCGAGAGCGGCTGGAGCGCACTGGACCGGGACACCCTGCTGGTCCCCGGCTCCCTGGAGGCCGCCCGGGGAGCGGCCGGCGCCGCCCTGCGTGCCGCCGAGCTGGCGATGTCGGGCGAGGCCGAGGCGGCCTTCGCCCTAACGCGCCCCCCGGGTCATCATGCCGGAACATCCACCGCAGGGGGCTTCTGTCTGCTCAACCATGTGGCAATCGCGGCACACCATGCGCGCCGCAACCTGAACGCGGAGCGTATCGCCATCGTGGATTTCGATGCCCACCACGGCGACGGCACGGAGGGGCTGGTGGCCGACTGCCCGGAGGTCCGGTTCTTCTCCCTGTACCAGGAGGGCGGTTTCGGCGCGCCCGCCGGACCGGCTCCGGCCAATTCCAGCCGCATCCCCCTGCCGGTGCGCTGCACCGGCATCGAGCTGGACGCCCTGGCCCGTGACACGCTGTTCCCCGCGCTGAACAGCTTCCAGCCGGACCTGTTACTGTTCTCGGCCGGATTCGACGGCCACCGGGACGAAGACCTCTCCGACCTGCGGTTGTCGGAAGGTGACTTCTCCCGGCTCGTGACGGAATGCCGCGCCGCCTCGGGGACGGCCGTCCCGCCACCCACTGGGCTGGTCCTGGAAGGCGGCTATATCCCAGACGTCCTGGGCCGTTGCGTGACCGCCGTAATCAAGGGCCTGCTGACCCCCTGAGCCGTCACCAGCTCATCCCGGCCGAGCACCCATAGCATGCCCTTCCCCAGGATATTCCGGCGTCCGTAGGAGACGTTATGTCCGATTCACCGACTTTTTTGCCTTAGACACGTTCTAAATATATACCTGACAAAAAGAAAAATATGCTTATATTTTTGCTGCGCAATGCCGCTCCGTTGCGCCAAAAACGAAGCATTGACGGAATAGGCTCGTTCCCATTTTGTATCAGCCTGCCCTTTCCTTGGAGCCGAAAACTTCCGGGACACCGGATGCCCGGCATATTCCAAGGGGCATACGACATAGTGGCATACCAGTTGCTTTCAGGATGGGATAGCACTTCCACGGACGGGAGCCCCTGCCTGGAAGGACAGACCGCCGGCAGGTGCGCTCCCCCCACTCGCTAGAGGGTGAGCAATGCACTACAAGTCTTTATCTGTCGCTGCGGCGGGCGCGCTACTGATGAGCGCCGCCACTTCCTCCCAAGCAGCGTCCTGGGAGGCCGGTGACTGGACGCTTAGCATGTCCGGGCAGGTGAACGTTCATGCGGCGATGACGAGCTGCGAAAGCGCTTCTTCAGCTGTTTCCGTTGACGCAGGTTTGGCGTGTGCGCAGGCGACTAGTTCTACAGATCAGGATAACTTCTCCGTTCAGAATGGCCTGCTTCCCGCTTCTTTCGTCTTCGGCGCTTCCACTGTTCAGAATGGCTGGGACCTTCACGCCCAGCTCGGGCTGTATCCCGGCATTGCCACTAACGATACCCTCGGAGGAGGCGGACCCAATCTTCGGGGCGGTGGTGCTGGACAGAATACTGGCCTGGGGAGCACCGGTTTGGATGTCCGCCAGGTTTTCCTGAAATTTGGTAAGGATGAGGTGGGCACCTTCAAGCTGGGCCGCGATTACGGCATCTTCGGCTTCGACGCCATCATTAATGACATGACCATTCAGGGTATGGGCCCCATTCATGGCAGTGTAGGGGCGCCCGCCAACACCACCCTGGGCTCCATTGGTGTAGGCTACCTCTATACCGACACCCTGGCGCAGGTCAACTATACCACTCCCAATTTCTCGGGCTTTACCGCCACTGTTGGCGTGTTTGAACCCCTGGATACGTTCTCTTTGGCGGACATAACCGCTAGCAATGCCCAAGGAACTATTTCTTCCAGTACTACTGGACAGCTGGTTGAAACCCCTGGATACCATGGCCGGGTTAAATACCGGTATGGCGCAGAAATGGTGGAAGGGTTCGTATCCGCCTCTTTCATTCAGCAAGATATGCCGGCGGTTGGGAATAACGGCAGCGAGTCCACGGGCTACGATGTAACCGCCACGCTGAATGTAGCCGACCTTTCGCTGCTCGGCTCCTACTATGCCGGCGAAGGTCTCGGCACCACCGCGTTGTTCTTCGACGGCTTCGATGGCCAGGGGGACAAGCGGGATTCAGACGGCTTCCTGGCCCAGGCCACGTATGCCTTCGGTGACACCAAGCTCGGCGTCAACTACGGCGTGAGCAACCTGGACCAGACCGATAACGATCCGGATACCCTTCTCGACAAGCATGAGAAGTACACCGTGGGCGTCTATCACAACATGACCGACAACCTGCTGCTGGTGGGCGAGTACAGCGACTTCACCGCCGAGAACCACAACGGCAATGATAACTCCTCGTCCAACTACAGCGTCGGCGCGGTGCTGTCCTTCTAAGCACTCCCAAGGACTGCGCTGCTTCGGGGCGCCCCTCGCGGGCGCCCTTTTCCATATTACCGGCTGACTTTGGACAGCGGTTGTCCCCTTCGCTCAGGGCGGCCCCTTCCCCGTACGGAACGGCGCCCGTGGGAGCGGCCTCCGGCCGCGACGCCTTTCCCAACGGGAGCCCGGCACCGGAAGCCCTGCTTCGACAGCCTTCCTGCGCGAAGCGGAGAACCATTCGGGAAAACTTGCCCCCGGCCGCGCCGGGGGACTAGGATGCTGAATTTCAAGGACGAGCAGCCGCGAACGGCGGCATGGAAGCTCTTCAAGCCGAGGCACCGAAAAGTGCCTCCTCCAGCCACCACGAGAGCCTGCAATGGAAAGAACGAACCCGGACGAATCTGGTATCGACGCACCGGCCATCCCCGCCTGGGCCAGCTGGCTCGGCGCCATAGCCGTGGTCCTAGGCCTCTACCTCGCCGCGGATTTCGGCGTGGAGGCCTCCAGGCAATACGTTCTGGATTTCCCCTCCCAGGAGGCCTGGGCAGACTCTTGGGAGTGCCCGCCGGACGAGCTCGAGGAGGAAGGCGTCTCGCCGGTGGTGTGCGATGAGATGGCCTCCCAGGTGTCCTCGTTCCTGGTGGCCCGTCCCGACTGGTTCCGGGGCTTCCAGATGGGCGTCGCGCTGGCGGGTACCGGCCTGGCCCTGCTCTCCATGGTGTCCGCATTGGGCCTGCTCAACGGACGCGCCTGGGCTCCCATGGCCACCGTGGCGGTTTTCACGGCCTTCGCGGTGCTGGATGCGGTGGGACTGATCGCCGTGGCCAACGGCAACCCCATGCTGCGGGACATGTACCTCTGGCAGTGGACCCTATGGCTCATGCTCCATATCGCCCTGGCGGTGGCCGCCTACGCGGGGAGCCAGAAGGGCCTTTCCCGGGAAACCTGAGCGGTTCCCTGCAGGCCGTACCGGAGCCATTCGGGGCGGGACGTCCGACCAACGCAACGCGCTCGCTGGCCGGGCCCTCGCCCCTTCCAAAAAAACCGGCGATGCAACGCAATTTCTAGGCAGGAAACAATGGCGGAAAAACGTGGTTACAGCGCTCTGACTGCCGCGCTTCACCTGGTGATGGCGGTGGGCATCTTCTACCTGTTCGCCCTGAGCTGGTGGATGCTCGCGCTTCCCTGGGGCGATGCCCGGCCGTTCCCGTACCAGATGCACAAGAACGTCGGCCTCACCGTGATCCTGTTGGTAGTGATCATCCTCTTCGATCGCTTCCGCAGGCGCCCCGGCCCCCTACCCCGCTCCATGTCGGGCTGGATGCGCAAGCTGGCGATTGTGGATCATGCGGCCCTGTACTTCCTGATCCTGCTGGCCTGCCTGAGCGGCTACCTTTCCTCCGCTTACAGCGGCTGGGGGATCACCTTCTGGTGGACCGTGGACCTTCCCAATTGGGGCGAAGAGAACGAACCCCTGAATCAGTTCTTCTCCGATATCCACATCTGGGCCTGCTGGGCGCTGTTCGCCGTTCTGGCCACCCACATCGGCGGCGCCCTCTACCACGCCTTCCGCAATGACGGCGTGGTGCGGCGCATGCTGCGCTTCTGAGAACGACAAGCGCCGGAACGATCCTAGAGATATCTCCGGGGGGCCATCGGCCCCCCTTTTTCTTGGAAAAGCCCTTACACGGACCTCCCGGATCCGGGGGTAATTCGTTCCCACCATCGGCACCCGCCCCGGGGTTCCCCATCTCGCGAATCCCGCCCTGCTCGGTGCGGCCCCGAAACTGTGGGCAGTCCTGACCGCTCACCCAGGAATCGAGCCTCTTACACCGCATTTGTCGGGGCCGGGAGGCCCCTCTCACGGGGCCCCTTGCCCACCGCCCCCAAATCCAACCCGCTGCGCCAACCGGCTGACCAGATTCCGGCTCCTCGTGTCGCCTGTGGACGAGCGCACGCACCAGGAAGGACGGCTTGGCGCAGGGGCATGCTGGCCCCCAGGGCCGGAGGCCAGCGCCCAGCGCGAATTGCTCCGTACGTTCCATGCGCTTTGTGGTGCTCCCCCACCCCTCTCCCTGCGCTCCACGTTTCCGCGGTCTTTCCGGAACGGGAGGAACCCTATTCGCGCGCCCGATGCGCCGCAAAAAAAGCCGCCGCGCCCAGCGAGGGTCACGGCGGCTGCCCGAACGGTGCAAAGGGGCAGAGGAGCTACTTGCCTCCGGAGCCCCTATCCATGTTCCCGCCATCGGGGAAACATTCCTTCACCGCGTTGCTTTCGGCCTGCAGGAGCTGACTCCGGGCATCCTCGGAGCCCGGGCCCTCGCGCAACAGCTCGCCGCGCTCTCCACCGGCCTCCGCGCCGCGGAGATAAGTCTCGGCGAAGGTGAACTCGGAAACGGTCAGCTGCTCGGCGATCTTGTCGATGGTGCAGGAGCACTTGTAGAGATTGCCGAAGTTCATGCCGCCGTTGCGCTTCATGCACTCCATGACATACCGCACCCGGATCTGGGTGGGATAGTCATGGCTGTCGTTTTCCTTTTCCTGAATCGCGGCCCAGGCAACGGACGGTGAGGCAATCGCCAGGACGAGGCCGACCACTACCCCCCTTAAGCCCCAACTAAAGGCGCGCGCCATTTCGTTATCCTCCAAGGTACTGGCTTGCTCTTCTAGAGAGCGTAAAGACGCGATCAACGGGAACTACTGACGGCTCTGGAACTGCATAGTTTCCACCAGCCGGGGCTCCCCGCCTTGCTCCTTTCCGGGAACAAAGGCGCGCATCTTGTAGATGTAACCGGGAACCGACGGAGAAAGGAGGAACTCGTAGGACTTCTCGGCAAGCTCTTCGAACTTGTCCCGATGCGGATCCTCGATGTAAGGCTGGATCCGGATCCGCCAGCCTTCCACCTGCTGCCCGTTGAAGTCGAAACGGGTCTCTTTCACTTCCGCGGAATTCGCAAAGGCCAGCTTGATGTACTTCTGGAAATGCCGCCAGGAGCCGTCGGTCTGCTCCTCCATCTCGACCACATCCCGCTGCAGGAAGGCCATCAGGGCGGGATTGCCGTCGGAATTGGGACTGGCGGGGAAAGGACGCTCCCGCTCCCCGGTGAAGAGCTGGATTTCCACCCGCTTGCCGTCTCCCTTGGAGCTTTCGGCGATATCCAGCCGCACCTCGTCGGAGAAGTCCTCTTCCAGCGACCCCTGCCGAGAGAAGCTGTAGACGATAGTCTCCGGGGTATCAAGATTATCCAGGTGGGCGGTCTTGAAGAGGAGCTGGTTGGCCCGGGAGAACTCCTCCGCACCCTGCGCCGCCCCCACTAGGAAAAGGCCGAGCACCAAGCAGGCAAGATGCGTGAATAACCGGCCGGTACGATGGCCTGACAGCATGCGTGCATCCCCTTATCTGAATGGAAAATCGACCACGGCTGACGGCCGTTCAATCGCCCCAGTGGACTTCCCCGTCATCGGAGACGATGGGGACATTGTATTCGGCCAGAATCCGGTCGATCTCCGCTTTATGTTCTTGCATTAGGCGATTCAGCGTGTCCTTGAGGCCATCATCGCTGTAGCGGACCGCCATGGAGATGGGGAACACGAAGGGATACTTCTTTTCCCCGTTCAAGGGAATCAGCCCGAAATCCGTATTCTTGCAGTCGCTACAGTCCGCGAGGCGCTTGGTGTAGTAGCCCCCGATGGGCCCCCATACGATCGCCGCGTCCACCTCACCCCGCGCCATCCCCTTGGCGATGACTTGACCGGGATAGTCCTGCCAATTTCCGCTATCGATCTTGTACGAGGTAGACTGCTGCATGAGCTGATTGTCCACCAGCCAGGTAGCTCCGGGGCTCTTCGTGAATACCCCGATCTGCAGGCTCGAAAGGGTCTCTTCGGGGAGGTTCAAGAAGTCCTGCGGAGTTTTCAGGGGCTCGTCGGAGATCCCCTTGCGGTAGACGATCACATAGGTGGACCGGTACCAGGGCTCCGTGGTCTGCCCCACCTCGAACCCTTCCGTGGCGCTCATGACCACGTCACAGCGGTACCGCCCCTTCTCGGGAAGGTACTTGGTCAAGGTGTTGCGGCCGAAGCCCATTTTCTGCGGAAGCCAGGTATATTCGATGGAGAGCCCCAGGTCCTCCGCGAACAGCTGCGCCACCTTGTTCTCGAATCCCCGCTCCTCGCGGCTGGAGAAGGGCAGGTTGTTCGGCGGGGCGCACACCCGGAAGGCTTCGCGCTCCTGCACTTCCGGTGCTTCCTGGGCTGCGGCAGGGCTCCCGACGCCCGCGAGCACCAGGGCGCCGAGAACCAGCATACCAAGCCTGCAAAAACGTCCGCTTACGTATTCGCCGTACGAGTGCGGTTTCATGAGCAAGCTCTTCTTATAGCTGGAATATGGGAGAGCCCACCTGATTATTGGTTCCGGAGCTTACCGGGGCGGCCCATGGGGAGAACGCCGTCCTTCCGGGCTTGCAGGTAGGACCAGATTTTGCCGAACTTATCATTGACGTTGGGGTTCTGGCCGAAGGCGGGCATCACGCCGACGCTTCCTTCGGTCCCGGTGGAGACCACCTGGACGAAATCGGCGTAGGTTATGTTCTTGTTCTCGATGCGGGTCATCACGTTGGGCGCAACGCTGGAGCCGACGGCGCCCTCGCCGTGGCAGCGGGAACAGAAGGCGTTGAAGGTTCGCCATCCGATATAGGTATCCAGATCCACCTTGCAGTTCCGGGGATCCCCTTCACGGCATGCCTCATTCACCTTATAAGGCTTTTCCTCAGCCGCATTCGTCGCGGGAGCCGCGACAGCGAGAAATCCGAAAGCCAAAGCGGCCGAAGCCAGCCGACCTTTCTTCGTCATCGTAAGTCCTCATCCTTTCTAGAACAATAAACCTGCTGGTTGGTAATGGAAGGCCCCCGAAACCGGGGGCCTATTCCGCAGACTAAACCTACCCTAAGCGCGTGGGTCAAATAGCGCTGTCGGGAAGGGCGAAGACCGTCATCACGCCACCAAGCTTGGTGTACTTGTTCAGGTCCCGGAAGGCACCCACGGCGCCGAGGCCGGCGGTGGACTCTTCCAGACCGGCAGCCATGCCGATACCGGCCCAGCCGCCAACACCGGAGTAGACCGCCATGTACTGCTTGCCGTCATACTTGTAGGTGTTGACGTTGCCGATAATTCCGGAAGGCGTCTTGAACTCGTACAGCAGGTCACCGGTCTTGGCGTTCCGCACCTTCAGGTAGCCGTCCAGGGTGCCGTAGGCAACGATGTTGCCGGAGGTGGACAGGCTGCCGCTCCAGACGGCGAAGCGCTCATCCACGGTCCAGGCAGCCTCGGCCTCGGTGGCATCCCAGGCGATGAAGCGGCCGCTGTGCTTGGAGCCGTCGCCGCCTTCACGCTGACCGGCGGGGTACATCAGCACGGTCGCGCCGACGTAGGGCTGGCCGGCAACGTACTGCACGTTGAACGGCTCGTAGTCCATGCACAGATGGTTGGTGGGGACGTAGAAGAGACCGGTATTGGGGTTGAAGGAAGCGGGCTGCTGGTCCTTGCTGCCCAGAGCGGCGGGGCAGATCCCCTCCACGTTCACGTTCGTCTCTTCCGTGCTGTACTCCGCGACGCGAACGGGACGGTTGGTCTCCATGTCGATCTTCTCGGCCCAGTTGACCGTGGGGTCGTACTTGGCCGCCTTGAGAAGCTCGCCGTCGGTCCGGTCATGGGTGTAGGCGAAGCCGTTCCGGTCGAAGTTGACCAGCAGCTTGCGCATCTCACCGTCGACCTTCTGATCAACGAGGATCTTCTCGTTCACACCGTCGTAGTCCCACTCGTCGTGGGGGGTCATCTGGTAGACCCACTTGGCCTCGCCAGTTTCCGGGTCGCGGGCGAAGGTGGTCATGGACCACTTGTTGTCACCCGGCCGCTGGCTCGGGTTCCAGGAGCCCGGGTTACCGGTGCCGTAGTAGATCAGATCCAGCTCGGGGTCGTAGGTGTACCAGCCCCAGGTGGTGCCGCCGCCGAGCTTCCATTCGTCGCCTTCCCAGGACTTCAGACCGGAGTTCTTCTCCACGGTCTTGCCGGTGGCAGCGTTGATGGTCTCGGAGGGATCGACCAGCATCTCATCATCGGGGCCGGTGCTGTAGGCGCGCCATTCTTGCTCGCCGGTCTCGATGTTGTAGGCCGTCAGGTGACCCCGGACACCGAACTCACCGCCGCTGATGCCGGTGATGACCTTGTCCTTGACGACGATGGGGGCGTTGGTAGCGGTTTCACCCTTGCTGGGATCACCGTTCTTGGCCTCCCAGACCAGATCGCCGGAATCAGCGTCGAGCGCCACCAGCGTGGTGTCGGCCTGCTGCATGAAGATCTTGCCATCAGCGTAGGCCAGGCCGCGGTTCACCGTGTCACAGCACATCACGGCGATCACGTCACGGTTCTGGTTGGGCTCGTAGGTCCACTTGATGGACCGGTCATCCAGGTTCAGAGCGATGACCTTGTTGGGGAAGGGGGTGTTGATGTACATGGTGTCGTCCACCACCAACGGACCACCCTCATGGCCCCGCAGGACGCCGGTGGAGAAGGTCCAAGCCGGCTGCAGCTTGTCCGCGTTCTCGGCGTTGATCTGGTTCAGCTCGCTGTACCGCTGACCACCGTAGTCACCACCCCACATCGTCCATTCATTGGGGTTGTCCTGCTCAGCCAAGTCCTTGTTGGCATGGGCACAGCCAGCCACCAAGGCTAACGCTGTCCCTAACACCACGGTTCCGCGCCAATACGTCCGCGCTTTTCCCCTCATGGTTAAACCTCCTTGAAAACCCGGGCCCCTGAAGGGCCTCGATTCGTTGGTCAGGGAATCGCCACCAGCCTCCTGGCCACCACACCAGCTAATACGGCCGGGTGCTCATCCCTGGAGAAGGGGTTTCTCCCTCCCCCATCTAGCAACCCCTATGCCTAATGAAAATTACCCTAATATTTCAGAAGGTTAGGTGCTGCCGGGACCCCCTGCGGGGGTCCGCTGTTCCGGAAGTGTTACAATGTGACGAAGTCAAAGTGCTCCGCACCTACCAAAATTGGTTAACGCCAGGGGCTTATCCCCAACGGAAACACTCCCGACCCCTCCTCGTAGCAGGTTTTTCCCTGACGGTCCACCCCCACCCCAATCCGGTCCCCCCCGAAATATGGAAGGAACCGGCCCCCTCGTTACGCGGGCAAGGAGCCTGGATGGGGCACCACCCCGGATGCGCCGAGCCCACTCTTATTCGCCTTCTTCCGGGTCATGCCCCCACTTTCCGGTTTTGCGCTCGCCTCGTGGAAATACCGGCGATCCTGTCATGACCTCAACTCGGAAATCCGCCGACTCTGTCACGGCCGATACAACTTTTCTGGTGCAGCCGTTTGCTGCTGCAGAAGCTTTCCGGGCATCGCCCCCGGCTCCGCTACTGGTGTAACGGATCGGGGAACCAACCGGACACCCTCCGGTCGAAGTCTTGTAGCCAATACGTCCGTGGAGGAAAATCCTCGCAGTGCCCGGGATTTATAGGCGAGTCCACCCGATCAGGGTGCGCCTTTTCCGTGACAACGGTTGTTCCGTTTCCGGAGCCTACCGGCCGATCCCGTTTCAGACTTCTCGAACGGGCGGAATGCACCGAGGTCGCCGGAGCCCCTCGTCCGGTGCGACGTGAGACCAACCGGGCGGTTTTCCCTCCCGGCGAATCGGGCAGGTACGGTCACCAACCTGCTTGTCCGGCCGGAGGGCCCGCCACGGGGGTCTCCCTTGGTATGCTGTTTGCTTCCTAATCAGGAGCAAAAGGCTCTACTATCGGTCGCTCCCAATGGAGCCAGACCCGAATGAGCCCACCACTACAAGCCCAGGAGGTGATTATGTGGAGCAAGCCGATGTTTCATGACTACCGGTTCGGTTTCGAGATCAATCTGTATATCGGGAACCGGTAAGGGAGAGCACCTCCCCTTTTCCTATCGGGGGCTCCGGCCCCCGATTTTTTGTCCATGGACATTCCCTACGCTTCCCACCGGGCTTGCCCCTGCCCCCTTGCCGATAATCGCTCCGGCGCCTCCATCCCGAATTTGCTCGACCCTTCGCGCCCTATCGTTCCAGGCATGACACACTGCGCCACCCGGCAAGCGGCGGCTCGGAATGCCGCTCCCGATAGCGAGGAACCTTGGGGCAGTGCAGAAATCCGGAAGGGAAAGACGGGCCCGAGCGGGCCTGGCAGGGAGTCCCAGCTTATTCTTGCGATCCGCCCTCGCCGTTGGCTTCCTTGCCAAGGCGCCGAACGAGGACTCCGGCCACCTCCAGCATGCGCTCCCTGGAGCCGGCGATCCGGGAATTGGTTACGTAACGGCCAGCGATGACCAGGGTGGGGACCGATTGCAGCTGATGCGCGCGCTCGAGCTTCCGTATCCGACGGACTTCCTCGCGGATCCAGGAAGCGCGGATGCCTTCACGCCATTGCTCTCCGGAAACTCCCGCCTCTTCGAACCGGGCACGGACCCACTGCAGCTGATAGGGGGACCGGCCGCCCTCGTGGACCGCCTCGAAAAAGCCGGAATGGAGATCGCCGAGCCGGTCCGTATGACGGGCCATCAGGAAGGCCGCGGCCATGGGCTGCCAGGTGGGACGGGCCAGGGCCGGTAAACGGACGAGGTGGATTTGATCGCCCATGCGCTCGGCCCAGGCGCTGAGCTCCGGATCGAACCGGTAGCAATGGGGGCATCCGTACCAGAACCACTCCGCCACCTCCACGCCCGGCCCGCCTTTGCCCACCGGAGCGGGGTGCTCGAGGACCCGGTAATCGATTCCCTCGGCCACGTCCGCCGCACCCGCCGCCGGGACGCCCAGCAGCATCGCCACCATCAGCACCGCGGCCTTCGCGGCGGTGCGGAATCCGGACCGGTGCGCCGTCATTGCAGCGCCAGCGTCTTGTGGAACCGATTGTTCTCCGTGTCCTCGGCCACAATCCGCAGATCACCCGGACCGCCGGGCACCAGATCGAAGCGGATGCTGGGGTTCTCGCTCAGTCCGAAGGTGGTCTCCGCCCACAGCATGGTCTCCCCGCCGTAGGAGACGCGCACCTTGCGGACATAGTGCGGCTGGGGGCGCAGATGGGTAATGGGGTCCTTCTGCAGGCCGGTTATATTGGGGTGCCGGATCTGGACCTGCAGGGTCCAGGGCGCTTGCCAGCCCTCGCTGCGCTCGCGGATCCGCATCCGCATCTGCCCCATGTGGCGCTTGGCCTCCTTCAGATCGCCGGGTACCGGCGCGGAGCAGCCTCCGGTGGCCTTGACGAACTCTTTGTCCATGAACAGCTCGCCGTCGGCGGTCTCGGCGATCACCCGCACATTGGAATAGGTGGCGACGCGCACCCGGGTGGACAGATTCGCCCGCGCCCTGGGGCTCTCGAAATGGAGCTTGGCGGTCATGGGCGAAGGGTTCTCGTCGATGATGAGCCACATCTTCTCGATGCGGCGGTCGCTATCCGCAGGGAGCTTCTCCTGGATGCTCAGGGGAACCATGGCGGGGTCCTGGGCCCGGTAGGGCGCGGTCAGGTCCACCACCGACTCGCCCTCGGTAATCGTGCGGTCCTGGAAGAGCTCCTTGCGCAGGAAGGACCAGACCTCTTCCTCGTCCTCCCCCTGCCCCGGTGCCTCCTGGGCCAAGGCGGGAGCGGCCAACAGCCCCAGCGCCAGGACGGCCACGAGCCCTGAAACGGATTTCTGGAAGCCTCGGAATCTGCTCGGAATCGGGGTCATTTCCACTCCAGTTCGGCATAGGCCTTGGTGACATTGCGCGGGTGTACCTGCCGGAACAGGACCCACTGCTCATTGGCTCGGCGCTCCGCGGCGGCCAGGGCTTCCGCCAGGGACTTGCCCTGGTCCAAAGCCGCGCGGGTGCGGCGGCGCAGGTTTTCCAGATAGCGCGCCAACGGCCGTCCCGCCTCCGGCCAGGCCACCGATGCCGGGCCATGCCCCGGGACCACCCGCTCGACACGGCGCTCCTTCAAACGGCCAAGGAGATCCAGCCATCCGGTGAGGCTGCCGTCCAGCGTCGGCATGCGCTCCACGAAAAGCAAGTCGCCCAGCCACCAGGTGCCGGTCCTCTCGTCCAGAACGGTGAGGTCGTTGCTGGTGTGCGCGGTGGGGCGCGCCTCCAGGAGCAGGGAACGGCCACCGAGCCGCAGCCTGCGCCGATCCGAGACGGTCTCCTCCGGATACACGAACCAATCCTCGGCGACGGCTCGCCCGAGGGCGTCTCCCTGGCTCTGGCGATAGGAGGATTGCCGGGCGGCCAGCGCGCGGGACAGACGGTGGTGCGCGATGAACACCGGATCATCCTCCAGGAAGGCGGCGTTCCCCAGGACGTGATCCGGATGCATGTGGGTATTGATGACGTAACAGACGGGCTTCTCGGTTTTCCGGCGGACCGCCTCCCGGAGGCCCCGACCCACCGCCCGGCTCCCGCCGGTGTCGATCACCGCCACGCACCGCTGGCCGACCACGAAGCCGATATTGGCGATGTCCCCGCCGTTCGCGGGACTGGACTGCTCGTACGCTCCACTGTGGACATAGACACCGGGCGCCACCCGGCGCACCTCGATCCGGGGCGATTCCGTGTCGGCTCCGGCGGCCCCCAGGGTCAGCAGGGAGACCACCGCGACGAGCAAACGTATCGGAAACCGGCGCAAGCTCATGGGGCCTCCGTGTCTGGCAGGGGCTTCGCGCCGAAATCGACAATGGCGCGAAGATG
This window of the Thiohalorhabdus sp. Cl-TMA genome carries:
- a CDS encoding cytochrome b, with the protein product MAEKRGYSALTAALHLVMAVGIFYLFALSWWMLALPWGDARPFPYQMHKNVGLTVILLVVIILFDRFRRRPGPLPRSMSGWMRKLAIVDHAALYFLILLACLSGYLSSAYSGWGITFWWTVDLPNWGEENEPLNQFFSDIHIWACWALFAVLATHIGGALYHAFRNDGVVRRMLRF
- a CDS encoding methanol/ethanol family PQQ-dependent dehydrogenase, producing the protein MRGKARTYWRGTVVLGTALALVAGCAHANKDLAEQDNPNEWTMWGGDYGGQRYSELNQINAENADKLQPAWTFSTGVLRGHEGGPLVVDDTMYINTPFPNKVIALNLDDRSIKWTYEPNQNRDVIAVMCCDTVNRGLAYADGKIFMQQADTTLVALDADSGDLVWEAKNGDPSKGETATNAPIVVKDKVITGISGGEFGVRGHLTAYNIETGEQEWRAYSTGPDDEMLVDPSETINAATGKTVEKNSGLKSWEGDEWKLGGGTTWGWYTYDPELDLIYYGTGNPGSWNPSQRPGDNKWSMTTFARDPETGEAKWVYQMTPHDEWDYDGVNEKILVDQKVDGEMRKLLVNFDRNGFAYTHDRTDGELLKAAKYDPTVNWAEKIDMETNRPVRVAEYSTEETNVNVEGICPAALGSKDQQPASFNPNTGLFYVPTNHLCMDYEPFNVQYVAGQPYVGATVLMYPAGQREGGDGSKHSGRFIAWDATEAEAAWTVDERFAVWSGSLSTSGNIVAYGTLDGYLKVRNAKTGDLLYEFKTPSGIIGNVNTYKYDGKQYMAVYSGVGGWAGIGMAAGLEESTAGLGAVGAFRDLNKYTKLGGVMTVFALPDSAI
- a CDS encoding histone deacetylase family protein, which encodes MSLAVVSHPACERYSLPAPYPDQPGRLDAVNDQLIASGLDPLVRHVEAKAATDAQITALHAPQYLADLARNLPESGWSALDRDTLLVPGSLEAARGAAGAALRAAELAMSGEAEAAFALTRPPGHHAGTSTAGGFCLLNHVAIAAHHARRNLNAERIAIVDFDAHHGDGTEGLVADCPEVRFFSLYQEGGFGAPAGPAPANSSRIPLPVRCTGIELDALARDTLFPALNSFQPDLLLFSAGFDGHRDEDLSDLRLSEGDFSRLVTECRAASGTAVPPPTGLVLEGGYIPDVLGRCVTAVIKGLLTP
- a CDS encoding porin, which translates into the protein MHYKSLSVAAAGALLMSAATSSQAASWEAGDWTLSMSGQVNVHAAMTSCESASSAVSVDAGLACAQATSSTDQDNFSVQNGLLPASFVFGASTVQNGWDLHAQLGLYPGIATNDTLGGGGPNLRGGGAGQNTGLGSTGLDVRQVFLKFGKDEVGTFKLGRDYGIFGFDAIINDMTIQGMGPIHGSVGAPANTTLGSIGVGYLYTDTLAQVNYTTPNFSGFTATVGVFEPLDTFSLADITASNAQGTISSSTTGQLVETPGYHGRVKYRYGAEMVEGFVSASFIQQDMPAVGNNGSESTGYDVTATLNVADLSLLGSYYAGEGLGTTALFFDGFDGQGDKRDSDGFLAQATYAFGDTKLGVNYGVSNLDQTDNDPDTLLDKHEKYTVGVYHNMTDNLLLVGEYSDFTAENHNGNDNSSSNYSVGAVLSF
- a CDS encoding quinoprotein dehydrogenase-associated putative ABC transporter substrate-binding protein, with product MKPHSYGEYVSGRFCRLGMLVLGALVLAGVGSPAAAQEAPEVQEREAFRVCAPPNNLPFSSREERGFENKVAQLFAEDLGLSIEYTWLPQKMGFGRNTLTKYLPEKGRYRCDVVMSATEGFEVGQTTEPWYRSTYVIVYRKGISDEPLKTPQDFLNLPEETLSSLQIGVFTKSPGATWLVDNQLMQQSTSYKIDSGNWQDYPGQVIAKGMARGEVDAAIVWGPIGGYYTKRLADCSDCKNTDFGLIPLNGEKKYPFVFPISMAVRYSDDGLKDTLNRLMQEHKAEIDRILAEYNVPIVSDDGEVHWGD
- a CDS encoding c-type cytochrome, with protein sequence MNEACREGDPRNCKVDLDTYIGWRTFNAFCSRCHGEGAVGSSVAPNVMTRIENKNITYADFVQVVSTGTEGSVGVMPAFGQNPNVNDKFGKIWSYLQARKDGVLPMGRPGKLRNQ